The following is a genomic window from Brevibacterium limosum.
CGGCTTCCGACCCGCTCGGAGCTTGCCGCTGTTCGCTGCGTGCGCCGATGATGTCGGCCCACTCCTGCCGCGCAGCGGCCTCGCCATCAGGTATGAAGTCAGCGATCATGCCGCGGCCGGACACCGCATTGACGAGGATGTCCATGCGCTGACCCGGACCGACCGCACGTCGCCGCAGCAGCCCGCGGGTTCGCACCGTGAGCGGTACCCACCAGAACGGGTGGAAGACCGCTCTGACCTCGGCGGTCGCGCCGGGGATCTTCCGCTGGAAGGCGGCGAGCGCCTCGGCGGAGGTGATGTGCGGATTCATCCGCACCGGCAGCTGAATCTGCGAGGCGGTGGACGTCTGCGAACCGGTTCCGATATCGGCGCTCATCTCATGCGTCCTTCGGCACCTGCCCGGCCAGAGAATCATTCTGCCCGGTGAGCATGGAAGCTGGGATCGCGCCGATCTTGTCGGTCTCCTTCAGCGCCTCCACCACGTGGGCAGGCACCGGGTGCGAACGCTGGGTGGCCAGGGAGACGAGGATGAGCGCAAGCGTCGAACACACGATGCCCACACCCATCGGGTCGACGCCGGTGACGTCGACGAGTCCGGTCAGCTGCCACACGACGGATGACACGGTCCCGGCGATCATCGACCAGATGGCTCCGGGCACGTTCGCTTTCTTCCACCAGGCGGCGGCGATGTAGACGGGCACGAATGCGGCGCCGAGCACGGTCGTGGAGAAGATGACCACCTCGGCGACGGCCGGCGGATCGTTGACGGCGACGACGTAGCCGATGACGGCGAGGATGAGGACAGTGAATCGCGAGACCCATACCGACTGCTGATCGGACATGTCCTTCTTGATGAAGCGCTGGAACAGGTCCTGGCTGGCGATCGTGCCCGACTGCAGCAGCAGTGCGTCGGCGGTGGACATGATCGCGGCCATGATGCCGGCCATGACGATGCCGACCGCGAAGTTCGGCAGCACGGTGTCGGCGACCTGGAAGACCGCGAGCTCCGGGTTGTCGAGGTTGGGCAGAAGAATGAGCGCCATGATGCCGACGATATAGGGCGCCGGGATGAACAGCAGGTTGAAGCCGGTGGCGTACATGCTCGCCGTGCGGGCGACCGAGGGCCGCTTCATGGCCATGTGACTGACGTTGACGTGCGGCCACCCCATGTAGCCGATCGAGAAGACGAGGACGGCGCCGATGATGACGCCCCACTGCACGGATTCGATTCCGTCCGGGCCCCACATGGTCAGCAGGTTCGGGTTGATCTGCCCGACCGCTTCATTGCCCGCGGTCCACCCGCCGACGGCCTGAAGCGTGCCGATGAGGATCCACACCATGCCGATGAGCATGATGATCGCCTGCACGAAGTCCGTGTATGCGACGGCCAGGTAGCC
Proteins encoded in this region:
- a CDS encoding sodium/proline symporter, which codes for MNLETWFLVIYFVAMAGIGVWTLKVGSKGSEGYLLGGRSLGPAVTALRLQSSSMSGYMFLGAGSLAYTKGYFSLWYAMGDIGGGVLNLSILGRRMRKLSQILGSLTSIEYLEHRYPSKWIRAIAAPVAVFCIFFYVMSQFIAGGRGLEMVTGIPYAWALLIAVGVIVFYTFLGGYLAVAYTDFVQAIIMLIGMVWILIGTLQAVGGWTAGNEAVGQINPNLLTMWGPDGIESVQWGVIIGAVLVFSIGYMGWPHVNVSHMAMKRPSVARTASMYATGFNLLFIPAPYIVGIMALILLPNLDNPELAVFQVADTVLPNFAVGIVMAGIMAAIMSTADALLLQSGTIASQDLFQRFIKKDMSDQQSVWVSRFTVLILAVIGYVVAVNDPPAVAEVVIFSTTVLGAAFVPVYIAAAWWKKANVPGAIWSMIAGTVSSVVWQLTGLVDVTGVDPMGVGIVCSTLALILVSLATQRSHPVPAHVVEALKETDKIGAIPASMLTGQNDSLAGQVPKDA